A window of the Thermoleophilia bacterium SCSIO 60948 genome harbors these coding sequences:
- a CDS encoding helix-turn-helix transcriptional regulator: MTDPTCPVCRTAEIISGKWTLLVIRDLADGEQRFCELERSLEGISPRTLSLRLRALEEHGIVQRHTYPEVPPRVEYALTSKGEALVPLIDAMRSYGSDWLCNAAPATEEREREAALAS, encoded by the coding sequence ATGACCGACCCGACCTGCCCCGTCTGCCGTACGGCGGAGATCATCTCCGGCAAGTGGACGCTGCTCGTGATCCGCGACCTCGCCGACGGTGAGCAGCGCTTCTGCGAGCTCGAGCGGTCGCTCGAGGGGATCAGCCCGAGGACGCTCTCGCTGCGCCTCCGGGCGCTCGAGGAGCACGGGATCGTCCAGCGCCACACCTATCCCGAGGTCCCGCCGCGGGTCGAGTACGCGCTCACCTCGAAGGGCGAGGCGCTCGTGCCGCTGATCGACGCGATGCGCTCCTACGGCAGCGACTGGCTCTGCAACGCCGCACCGGCGACCGAAGAGCGCGAGCGCGAAGCCGCGCTCGCCTCCTAG
- a CDS encoding ArsA family ATPase yields MPIAPADSRLIIVTGKGGVGKSTVATRIALELASAGQRTALCELAPARALARIFGSEPEPSDELELAPNLTGIRIASEQAMRDYVLLALRVRPLRDLLFRSRAFAYLAAATPGLAELVTLGKLWELTRDGRDGTSRYDRVVVDAPSSGHALALLESPRTFAAVTAGGPLGSQAAELGRLVADRERTSVVLVASPEELVVNETLELERRLAEGLGIEVAAIVANRVEPAAPAPAGHGPLGAELSPDGDAAVARDALLAAAERARLATADLERLRSGARARVDALGLASEPPEDPAAVGALAEIDGVEGTAG; encoded by the coding sequence GTGCCGATCGCCCCTGCCGACAGCCGACTCATCATCGTCACCGGCAAGGGCGGGGTCGGCAAGTCGACGGTCGCGACGAGGATCGCGCTCGAGCTCGCCTCCGCGGGCCAGCGGACCGCGCTCTGTGAGCTCGCGCCGGCCCGCGCGCTGGCGCGGATCTTCGGCAGCGAGCCCGAGCCGTCGGATGAGCTCGAGCTCGCTCCGAACCTGACCGGGATCCGGATCGCCTCCGAGCAGGCGATGCGCGACTACGTCCTGCTGGCCCTGCGGGTCCGGCCGCTCCGCGACCTGCTGTTTCGCTCCCGCGCCTTCGCCTACCTCGCGGCCGCGACGCCGGGGCTCGCCGAGCTCGTCACGCTCGGAAAGCTCTGGGAGCTGACCCGCGACGGGCGCGATGGGACGAGCCGCTACGACCGCGTCGTGGTGGATGCGCCGTCCAGCGGGCACGCCCTGGCGCTGCTCGAGAGCCCGCGAACCTTCGCCGCGGTGACTGCCGGAGGTCCGCTCGGCTCGCAGGCGGCCGAGCTCGGGCGCCTGGTCGCGGACCGGGAGCGAACCTCCGTCGTGCTCGTCGCCTCGCCGGAGGAGCTCGTCGTCAACGAGACGCTCGAGCTCGAGCGCCGGCTCGCCGAGGGCCTCGGGATCGAGGTCGCTGCGATCGTCGCCAACCGGGTCGAGCCCGCGGCGCCGGCACCCGCCGGCCACGGGCCCCTCGGAGCCGAGCTCAGCCCCGACGGCGACGCGGCGGTCGCGCGTGACGCCCTTCTCGCGGCAGCCGAGCGGGCGCGGCTCGCGACGGCCGACCTCGAACGGCTGCGAAGCGGCGCCCGGGCGCGCGTCGACGCACTGGGCCTGGCGTCGGAGCCACCCGAGGACCCGGCCGCGGTCGGCGCGCTCGCGGAGATCGACGGGGTCGAGGGGACGGCGGGTTGA
- a CDS encoding YihY/virulence factor BrkB family protein: MSVAEGAPPGRRSFLRRRATWISAFWRRAYEENITGLAAMVAYNLALALFPFALLLLFIFGQVLSNPDVERAILNDLQGIFPAVEQDELARTLTRIQANSATIGVLAAAGAIWIGTSFWGAMDTAFCRIYHVECRSWLAQKRFALVMLVIVVAFLAASVVIPILEGLLLRGSSDLPLGLDSISWLDNVLFLLATLAITFVICSLIFYLVPKGHVPWKAVWPGALFVTLVMGLANAIFPVYLSEVSAIDRVGGALGFILIALLWFYLISLALMAGGVINALRYELKDTGTVKIPGWEPS, encoded by the coding sequence GTGAGCGTCGCCGAGGGCGCTCCGCCCGGAAGGCGCTCCTTCCTGCGCCGGCGTGCGACCTGGATCAGCGCCTTCTGGCGCCGCGCGTATGAGGAGAACATCACCGGGCTGGCGGCGATGGTCGCCTACAACCTCGCCCTCGCGCTGTTCCCGTTCGCGCTGCTGCTGCTGTTCATCTTCGGCCAGGTTCTCTCCAACCCGGACGTCGAGAGAGCGATCCTCAACGATCTCCAGGGGATCTTCCCCGCCGTCGAGCAGGACGAGCTCGCCCGCACGCTCACCCGCATCCAGGCGAACTCGGCCACGATCGGGGTCCTCGCGGCCGCCGGTGCGATCTGGATCGGGACGTCGTTCTGGGGCGCGATGGACACGGCCTTCTGCCGCATCTACCACGTCGAATGCCGCTCCTGGCTCGCCCAGAAGCGCTTCGCGCTGGTCATGCTCGTCATCGTCGTCGCCTTCCTCGCCGCGAGCGTCGTGATCCCGATCCTCGAGGGTCTGCTGCTGCGCGGCTCGAGCGATCTCCCGCTCGGCCTCGACTCGATCTCGTGGCTCGACAACGTCCTGTTCCTGCTCGCGACGCTGGCGATCACGTTCGTGATCTGCAGCCTGATCTTCTACCTCGTCCCGAAGGGGCATGTGCCCTGGAAGGCGGTCTGGCCAGGGGCCCTGTTCGTGACCCTCGTCATGGGACTCGCCAACGCGATCTTCCCGGTCTACCTGAGCGAGGTCTCGGCGATCGATCGCGTCGGAGGAGCGCTCGGCTTCATCCTGATCGCGCTGCTGTGGTTCTACCTGATCAGCCTGGCGCTGATGGCGGGCGGCGTGATCAACGCGCTGCGCTACGAGCTCAAGGACACGGGTACGGTGAAGATCCCCGGATGGGAGCCCTCCTGA
- a CDS encoding ParA family protein, giving the protein MSAAQALSPRRERRSEAAESDEGPLGTTKVISFANQKGGVAKTTTTLNLAVAFAESGHRVLVIDLDPQGNLTMSQGIDPDRVERSMYDVLVHHAPIREVIHQREIDIAVASIDLAGAEIAMSTQIGRERSLEKALKEIAGEYDFVCIDTPPSLGLLTINALTASDKVIVPVQCEYLSMRGLVQLQNTLEMIRENLNPRVEIEGILPTMLDSRTVHAKEAIEILEENFGELVFKSRIRKAIKFAEAPVRGSSVLKYDPAGNAAGYYRALAKEVLTDDAS; this is encoded by the coding sequence ATCTCGGCGGCGCAGGCACTCTCGCCACGTCGCGAGCGCCGCTCGGAGGCCGCCGAGTCCGACGAGGGCCCGCTCGGCACGACCAAGGTCATCTCCTTCGCCAACCAGAAGGGCGGCGTCGCGAAGACGACGACGACGCTCAATCTCGCGGTCGCCTTCGCCGAGTCCGGCCACCGCGTCCTCGTCATCGACCTCGATCCGCAGGGCAACCTGACGATGAGCCAGGGGATCGACCCCGACCGCGTCGAGCGCTCGATGTACGATGTCCTCGTCCATCACGCTCCGATCCGCGAGGTGATCCACCAGCGCGAGATCGACATCGCCGTCGCCTCGATCGATCTCGCCGGCGCCGAGATCGCGATGTCGACCCAGATCGGCCGTGAGCGCTCGCTGGAGAAGGCGCTGAAGGAGATCGCCGGCGAGTACGACTTCGTCTGCATCGACACGCCGCCCAGTCTCGGCCTGCTGACGATCAACGCGCTGACCGCCTCCGACAAGGTGATCGTGCCGGTCCAGTGCGAGTATCTGTCGATGCGCGGCCTCGTTCAGCTCCAGAACACGCTCGAGATGATCCGCGAGAACCTCAACCCGCGGGTCGAGATCGAAGGCATCCTGCCGACGATGCTGGACTCGAGGACGGTCCACGCCAAGGAGGCGATCGAGATCCTCGAGGAGAACTTCGGCGAGCTCGTGTTCAAGTCGCGGATCCGCAAGGCGATCAAGTTCGCCGAGGCACCGGTTCGCGGCAGCAGCGTCCTGAAGTACGATCCGGCGGGTAACGCGGCCGGCTACTACAGGGCGCTGGCCAAGGAGGTTCTGACGGATGACGCGTCGTAA
- a CDS encoding sigma-70 family RNA polymerase sigma factor, which produces MLIAELQELEEVKNLLAKGQTEGVISYGEVATALSEVDVEEGDIEELYGFIEGRGVELVDDPDPHQTAAPTQAEPPETKRGGRRRKSSAIDLKPDMTTDSLQLFLKDIGKVRLLTAQEEVDLAKRIERGDLDAKQKMVESNLRLVVSIAKNYRNQGLPFLDLIQEGTLGLVRAAEKFDYRKGFKFSTYATWWIRQAIARALADKARTIRIPVHVVEKLNKIGRAERKLVTELGREPTPEEIADVTGIDPEEVDQIKRSAQAPVSLEKPVGDEEESEFGQFIADEKAESPFDRAADLLTKEALREALENLSYRERRVLELRYGLGGEHPRTLDEVGRTFNVTRERIRQIENQSLKKLQSLAEAQKLREVA; this is translated from the coding sequence ATGCTGATCGCTGAACTTCAGGAGCTCGAAGAGGTCAAGAACCTCCTCGCCAAGGGCCAGACCGAGGGTGTCATCAGCTACGGCGAGGTGGCGACCGCACTGTCCGAGGTCGATGTCGAAGAGGGCGACATCGAGGAGCTCTACGGGTTCATCGAGGGTCGCGGCGTAGAGCTCGTCGACGACCCGGATCCCCACCAGACCGCCGCTCCGACCCAGGCCGAGCCGCCTGAGACCAAGCGCGGCGGGCGCCGGCGCAAGTCGAGCGCGATCGACCTCAAGCCGGACATGACGACGGACAGCCTGCAGCTGTTCCTCAAGGACATCGGCAAGGTCCGCCTGCTGACCGCCCAGGAGGAGGTCGACCTCGCCAAGCGGATCGAGCGCGGCGACCTCGATGCGAAGCAGAAGATGGTCGAGTCGAACCTCCGCCTCGTCGTCTCGATCGCCAAGAACTACCGCAACCAGGGACTTCCCTTCCTCGACCTGATCCAGGAGGGCACGCTCGGCCTCGTCCGCGCCGCGGAGAAGTTCGACTACCGCAAGGGCTTCAAGTTCTCGACCTACGCGACCTGGTGGATCCGCCAGGCGATCGCACGGGCGCTCGCCGACAAGGCGCGGACGATCCGGATCCCGGTCCACGTCGTCGAGAAGCTGAACAAGATCGGTCGCGCCGAGCGCAAGCTCGTAACCGAGCTCGGCCGCGAGCCGACCCCGGAGGAGATCGCCGACGTCACCGGCATCGACCCCGAGGAGGTCGACCAGATCAAGCGCTCCGCGCAGGCCCCGGTCTCGCTCGAGAAGCCGGTCGGCGACGAGGAGGAGTCGGAGTTCGGTCAGTTCATCGCCGACGAGAAGGCCGAATCCCCGTTCGACCGCGCCGCAGATCTCCTGACCAAGGAGGCGCTCCGCGAGGCGCTCGAGAACCTCTCCTACCGCGAGCGCCGCGTGCTCGAGCTGCGCTACGGGCTCGGCGGCGAGCATCCGCGGACGCTCGACGAGGTCGGTCGCACGTTCAACGTCACGCGCGAGCGGATCCGCCAGATCGAGAACCAGAGCCTGAAGAAGCTCCAGTCCCTCGCCGAAGCGCAGAAGCTTCGCGAGGTGGCCTGA
- a CDS encoding NAD(P)H-binding protein, whose protein sequence is MTGRVLIAGATGYIGGLLAHRLAGEGKRPVRCMARDRSKATGLERAGCEVVEADVLDPDSLGPALEGVEVAYYLVHSMGRGAEDDDFAERDRRGADNFGAAAKAAGVSQIVYMGGLGDTSESKHLQSREETAERLQASGIPVTYFRAAAVIGAGSESFRTVLYLVKRLPAMVTPKWTQTRTQPIGVADVIDYLARAPEIDEAKGREVQIGGPEVTTYGGMMDDLAEAMGKRKPLKVTVPLLSPTLSSHWIGLVTPVDADVAKPLVQGLTTETVVKDPEPMKLFGVTPTPLDRAMRDALSEDQPA, encoded by the coding sequence ATGACGGGCCGCGTGCTGATCGCCGGCGCCACCGGCTACATCGGCGGCCTGCTCGCCCACCGTCTCGCGGGAGAGGGAAAGCGGCCGGTTCGCTGCATGGCCCGGGATCGCTCGAAGGCGACCGGCCTCGAACGGGCCGGCTGCGAGGTCGTCGAGGCCGACGTGCTCGATCCGGACTCGCTCGGCCCGGCACTCGAGGGGGTCGAGGTGGCCTACTACCTCGTCCACTCGATGGGCCGCGGTGCCGAGGACGACGACTTCGCCGAGCGAGATCGCCGCGGCGCCGACAACTTCGGAGCCGCCGCGAAGGCGGCGGGCGTTTCGCAGATCGTCTACATGGGCGGCCTCGGCGACACGAGTGAGTCGAAACACCTGCAGAGCCGCGAGGAGACCGCGGAGCGTCTCCAGGCGAGCGGGATCCCGGTCACCTATTTCCGCGCCGCCGCCGTGATCGGCGCCGGCAGCGAGTCGTTTCGGACCGTGCTCTACCTGGTCAAGCGCTTGCCGGCGATGGTCACGCCGAAGTGGACGCAGACCCGCACGCAGCCGATCGGCGTCGCCGACGTGATCGACTACCTCGCTCGCGCGCCCGAGATCGACGAGGCGAAGGGCCGCGAGGTCCAGATCGGCGGCCCGGAGGTCACGACCTACGGCGGGATGATGGACGACCTCGCCGAGGCGATGGGCAAGCGAAAGCCGCTCAAGGTCACCGTGCCGCTGCTCTCGCCGACGCTGTCTTCGCACTGGATCGGGCTCGTCACGCCGGTCGATGCCGACGTCGCCAAGCCGCTGGTCCAGGGGCTGACGACGGAGACCGTCGTCAAGGACCCCGAGCCGATGAAGCTGTTCGGCGTCACACCGACGCCGCTCGATCGCGCGATGCGCGACGCGCTGTCGGAGGATCAGCCCGCCTGA
- the ftsZ gene encoding cell division protein FtsZ, which produces MTRRKRASMREGPLADLFRSTVDPDDPPAPPEELRSDRDAEARAADPEPEPAPASRPVDERFADEPFADEPFADEPVVERAPTAPRDPVPEFSPRADTGGRTPPAKERLSRIFNDEPDVEGPAYGRDEPTRWSAPSDPRPHTPVIRVVGVGGAGVNAVNRMVEAQIPGVEFFAVNTDLQSLQQSTADVTVHLGSGVSRGLGAGSDPELGYRAAFGEQDKIKRLLKGSDLVFVTAGAGGGTGTGAGPVIARLARDVGALTVGIVTRPFAFEGTRRSKQAEEGIEALAAEVDTLIVVPNERLLSVLAKTTTMLEAFEVADDVLRQGVQGISELITLPGLINLDFADVRTTMRDAGHALLGIGMGTGENRATSAAEKAVSSPLLETSVDGARSILLSITSGPDLGLLEASEAAKVVQNAAHPEANIIFGASIDDSLTDQVWVTVIATRYDGRGRRTDGSGGRELRAPGPVQTSGRRPEERRPGSAPGFESRPGDLGIEVPEFVPGNR; this is translated from the coding sequence ATGACGCGTCGTAAGCGGGCCAGCATGAGAGAGGGACCGCTCGCGGACCTGTTCCGGTCGACCGTCGATCCCGACGATCCGCCGGCCCCGCCGGAGGAGCTGCGCTCCGATCGCGACGCCGAGGCGCGCGCGGCGGACCCCGAGCCCGAGCCCGCGCCCGCGAGCCGTCCGGTCGACGAGCGCTTCGCCGACGAGCCCTTCGCGGATGAGCCGTTCGCCGACGAACCGGTCGTCGAGCGCGCGCCGACCGCGCCGCGTGACCCGGTCCCGGAGTTCTCCCCGCGCGCCGACACCGGCGGACGGACCCCGCCGGCCAAGGAGCGCCTCAGCCGCATCTTCAACGACGAGCCCGACGTCGAGGGCCCGGCCTACGGTCGCGACGAGCCGACCCGCTGGTCGGCTCCCTCAGATCCGCGCCCGCACACGCCGGTGATCCGCGTCGTCGGCGTCGGAGGCGCGGGGGTCAACGCCGTCAACCGCATGGTCGAGGCGCAGATCCCGGGAGTCGAGTTCTTCGCCGTCAACACCGACCTGCAGTCGCTGCAGCAGTCGACGGCGGACGTCACCGTCCACCTCGGCAGCGGCGTCTCGCGCGGCCTCGGAGCCGGATCGGACCCGGAGCTCGGCTACCGCGCCGCGTTCGGCGAGCAGGACAAGATCAAGCGGCTGCTCAAGGGCTCGGACCTCGTCTTCGTGACCGCCGGCGCGGGCGGTGGCACCGGCACGGGCGCCGGCCCCGTCATCGCGCGGCTCGCGCGTGACGTCGGCGCGCTCACGGTCGGCATCGTCACGCGGCCGTTCGCCTTCGAGGGCACGCGGCGCTCGAAGCAGGCCGAGGAGGGGATCGAGGCGCTCGCGGCCGAGGTCGACACCCTGATCGTCGTCCCGAACGAGCGCCTGCTGAGCGTCCTCGCCAAGACGACGACGATGCTCGAGGCCTTCGAGGTCGCCGACGACGTCCTGCGCCAGGGCGTCCAGGGGATCTCCGAGTTGATCACGCTCCCGGGCCTGATCAACCTCGACTTCGCCGACGTTCGCACGACGATGCGAGACGCCGGCCACGCGCTGCTCGGCATCGGCATGGGGACGGGCGAGAATCGCGCGACCTCGGCCGCCGAGAAGGCCGTCTCCTCGCCGCTGCTCGAGACCTCAGTCGACGGAGCCCGCTCGATCCTGCTGTCGATCACGAGCGGCCCGGACCTCGGCCTGCTCGAGGCTTCCGAGGCCGCGAAGGTCGTCCAGAACGCCGCTCACCCCGAGGCCAACATCATCTTCGGCGCATCGATCGACGACTCGCTGACCGACCAGGTCTGGGTCACGGTGATCGCGACCCGCTACGACGGCCGCGGCCGTCGCACGGACGGGAGCGGTGGGCGCGAGCTGCGCGCACCGGGCCCGGTCCAGACCTCGGGCCGACGCCCCGAGGAGCGCCGCCCCGGCTCGGCACCCGGTTTCGAGTCGCGGCCCGGTGATCTCGGGATCGAGGTGCCGGAGTTCGTACCCGGCAATCGTTGA
- a CDS encoding ArsA family ATPase, producing the protein MSGPSPLDRLLAERRVLVVAGPGGVGKTTVSAAIAAQLARGGASAAVLTIDPARRLADALGLDEIGGAPRRVDPEALRRAGLVEGPGELWAMALDAKQTFDRTVERHAPDDASRQRILANPIYARISEALAGSHEYMAIEALHELAERDEFDFLVLDTPPSQQAADFLTAPTRLLELFQGRGMRLVVRSAGAGGRIAGRGAALMFSLLRRITGVDLLRDLAEFFDAIAVMVDGMAERAAEVRALLADPATGFVLVSSPDPEPAAETAALRRRLDEDGLNYAGAVLNRVALERFADPRSLAAEIAAATPGAEADLAAALQATLERLAAESARHADAVERARAELGGPLVLGPRSATAPVDLEGLARLLGSLRPG; encoded by the coding sequence TTGAGCGGCCCCTCTCCACTCGACCGGCTGCTGGCCGAGCGCCGGGTCCTGGTCGTCGCGGGACCGGGTGGTGTCGGCAAGACGACGGTCTCGGCGGCGATCGCGGCACAGCTCGCGCGCGGTGGCGCCAGCGCCGCGGTTCTGACGATCGACCCGGCCCGCCGGCTCGCCGACGCACTCGGCCTCGATGAGATCGGTGGCGCGCCGCGCCGCGTCGACCCCGAGGCGCTGCGTCGCGCCGGACTCGTCGAGGGCCCCGGCGAGCTCTGGGCGATGGCGCTCGACGCGAAGCAGACGTTCGACCGCACGGTCGAGCGCCACGCGCCCGACGATGCGTCTCGGCAGCGGATCCTCGCCAACCCGATCTACGCGCGGATCTCGGAGGCCCTCGCGGGCTCGCACGAGTACATGGCGATCGAGGCGCTGCACGAGCTCGCCGAGCGCGACGAGTTCGACTTCCTCGTCCTTGACACCCCGCCCTCGCAGCAGGCCGCCGACTTCCTCACCGCGCCGACGCGTCTGCTCGAGCTGTTCCAGGGCCGCGGGATGCGCCTCGTCGTGCGCTCGGCCGGCGCCGGTGGCCGGATCGCGGGACGCGGCGCGGCGCTGATGTTCTCGCTGCTCCGACGGATCACCGGCGTCGACCTGCTGCGCGACCTCGCCGAGTTCTTCGACGCGATCGCGGTGATGGTCGACGGCATGGCCGAGCGCGCGGCCGAGGTCCGCGCGCTGCTGGCCGACCCCGCGACGGGCTTCGTCCTCGTCAGCTCGCCGGACCCTGAGCCGGCGGCCGAGACGGCGGCGCTGCGGCGCCGTCTCGACGAGGACGGACTGAACTACGCCGGGGCGGTGCTCAACCGCGTCGCGCTCGAGCGCTTCGCGGACCCGAGGTCGCTGGCCGCGGAGATCGCCGCGGCCACCCCAGGCGCCGAGGCTGATCTCGCCGCCGCGCTCCAAGCGACGCTCGAACGACTCGCGGCCGAGTCCGCGCGCCATGCCGACGCCGTCGAGCGGGCGCGAGCGGAGCTCGGCGGGCCGCTGGTACTCGGGCCCCGCTCGGCGACCGCGCCCGTCGACCTCGAGGGTCTCGCGCGGCTTCTCGGTTCGCTGCGGCCGGGCTGA
- a CDS encoding type IV pilus twitching motility protein PilT, translating to MATPFQIDDVLRFLVENHGSDLHIKVPAPPIARIDGELQPIPGYEGLRPEDTEAALEHLLRATDYDRLRAEFDGVGEADFSYALKGMSRFRVNAFRQRGSVSIVCRAIPYQVRTVDDLGLPDTIRRLADEPRGIILLTGTTGSGKSTTLAAMIDHINSTKRHNVVTLEDPIEYLHRDKLSIIQQREVGTDTESFGRAMRRVLRQDPDVILIGEMRDEETVRTALSAAETGHLVLSTLHTLDATETINRIIDFFPPHLQHQARVMLASTLRGAVSQRLVPRADGSGRVAAAEILVVTGRVQDLILNPDETGKISEVIAEGEYYGMQTFDQALFKLVTEGAVTEQVALHTASNPHDFKLMLQARGQRASGIEQVMAGVGSEAESDRGRGSGLGSSYFSS from the coding sequence ATGGCGACCCCCTTCCAGATCGACGACGTCCTCCGGTTCCTCGTCGAGAACCACGGCTCGGACCTCCACATCAAGGTCCCGGCGCCGCCGATCGCGCGGATCGACGGCGAGCTGCAGCCGATTCCCGGCTACGAGGGCCTGCGGCCCGAGGACACGGAGGCTGCGCTCGAGCACCTGCTGCGCGCCACCGACTACGACCGCCTGCGGGCCGAGTTCGACGGGGTTGGCGAGGCCGACTTCTCCTACGCCCTCAAGGGCATGTCGCGGTTTCGCGTCAACGCCTTCCGCCAGCGCGGGTCCGTCTCGATCGTCTGTCGCGCGATCCCCTACCAGGTGCGTACGGTCGACGACCTCGGGCTGCCCGACACGATCCGCAGGCTCGCCGACGAGCCGCGCGGCATCATCCTGCTGACGGGCACCACCGGCTCGGGCAAGTCGACGACGCTCGCGGCGATGATCGACCACATCAACTCGACCAAGCGCCACAACGTCGTGACGCTCGAGGACCCGATCGAATACCTGCACCGCGACAAGCTCTCGATCATCCAGCAGCGCGAGGTCGGCACCGACACGGAGAGCTTCGGCCGGGCGATGCGCCGCGTGCTGCGCCAGGACCCCGACGTGATCCTGATCGGCGAGATGCGAGACGAGGAGACGGTGCGCACCGCGCTGTCGGCCGCCGAGACCGGCCACCTCGTCCTCTCCACGCTGCACACGCTCGACGCGACGGAGACGATCAACCGGATCATCGACTTCTTCCCGCCGCATCTCCAGCACCAGGCGCGGGTGATGCTCGCCTCCACGCTGCGGGGGGCCGTCTCGCAGCGGCTCGTCCCGCGGGCCGACGGCTCGGGCCGGGTCGCGGCGGCCGAGATCCTCGTCGTGACCGGCCGCGTCCAGGACCTGATCCTCAACCCGGACGAGACCGGCAAGATCAGCGAGGTCATCGCCGAGGGCGAGTACTACGGCATGCAGACCTTCGACCAGGCACTGTTCAAGCTGGTCACCGAGGGCGCGGTGACCGAGCAGGTCGCGCTCCACACGGCGTCCAACCCACACGACTTCAAGCTCATGCTCCAGGCGCGGGGCCAGCGCGCGAGCGGCATCGAGCAGGTCATGGCGGGCGTCGGGTCGGAGGCCGAGTCCGATCGCGGGCGGGGCTCGGGGCTCGGTTCGAGCTACTTCAGTTCGTAA
- a CDS encoding SRPBCC family protein gives MRFEAPSAAPQADLWRLISRPARWHEWAPHIRGANGLGWPEVRAGATGTVSLLGLIGVPARVTSVDPGRGWSWRVGPFDIDHVAASGETGSRAVIVLRGRGAVGKLLASAYAPAVWALNRNLARVAAAQAG, from the coding sequence ATGCGCTTCGAGGCCCCGTCGGCCGCGCCGCAGGCCGACCTCTGGCGACTGATCTCGCGACCGGCGCGCTGGCACGAATGGGCACCGCACATCCGCGGCGCCAACGGGCTCGGCTGGCCCGAGGTCCGGGCCGGCGCGACCGGGACGGTCAGCCTGCTCGGCTTGATCGGTGTCCCGGCGCGGGTCACCTCCGTCGATCCGGGCCGCGGCTGGAGTTGGCGCGTCGGGCCATTCGACATCGACCACGTCGCCGCGAGCGGGGAGACGGGATCGCGCGCCGTGATCGTGCTGCGCGGGCGCGGAGCGGTCGGCAAGCTCCTGGCGAGTGCCTACGCCCCGGCCGTCTGGGCGCTCAACCGCAACCTCGCCCGGGTCGCGGCCGCTCAGGCGGGCTGA